The Methanoculleus marisnigri JR1 genome window below encodes:
- a CDS encoding metallophosphoesterase family protein, giving the protein MKIVHLADTHLGLSAFNRVDPDTGMNLREQLIYDNFLAAVDRVVALRPDALVHAGDLFHQVKPKTRAYTTALDALSRLHDAGIPVLVVAGNHSMAKTRYTASPFEVLERGGYRANSLYVAHHNRYRRVELGDTVFHLIPNMLEAEGYRRAFEGLEFSGGTNVLVTHGLASILKDKRLHTVAEHELDATILSDRFDYIALGHFHGQVQVADNAWYSGSLEHCNYGEIAEEKGGLAVDLASGEVEHIDLPRTPMFSLGRINCDGLSAREVVDAILDAADNHEQKIHHAICQVTLDGIRRDTLRALDQKALQDVRNRALDLKLQVLAVDDPSRIFYEDSLVGLDYVAEFEQFVEKEHLAPGDETFVKKTGTEVLRSVIARHKEGERAAE; this is encoded by the coding sequence ATGAAGATCGTTCATCTTGCAGACACACATCTCGGATTATCGGCTTTTAACCGGGTTGATCCGGATACCGGGATGAACCTGCGCGAACAGCTCATCTACGACAACTTTCTTGCCGCCGTCGACCGGGTCGTTGCCTTACGGCCCGATGCGCTCGTCCATGCGGGCGACCTCTTCCACCAGGTCAAGCCGAAGACCCGCGCCTACACGACGGCGCTCGACGCCCTCTCCCGCCTGCACGATGCGGGGATCCCGGTGCTCGTGGTCGCGGGCAACCACAGCATGGCCAAGACGCGGTACACGGCATCGCCGTTCGAGGTGCTCGAGCGGGGCGGCTACCGTGCAAACAGCCTCTACGTCGCCCACCACAACCGTTACCGCCGGGTCGAACTCGGGGATACGGTCTTTCACCTGATACCGAATATGCTCGAGGCGGAAGGCTACCGGAGGGCGTTCGAGGGGCTCGAGTTCTCCGGCGGCACGAATGTGCTCGTCACCCACGGCCTTGCGAGCATCTTAAAGGACAAACGGCTGCACACCGTCGCCGAGCACGAACTGGACGCGACCATCCTCTCCGACCGGTTCGACTACATCGCGCTCGGCCACTTCCACGGCCAGGTGCAGGTCGCCGACAACGCCTGGTACAGCGGTTCGCTCGAACACTGCAATTACGGGGAGATCGCGGAGGAGAAGGGCGGGCTCGCCGTGGACCTCGCGTCAGGAGAGGTCGAGCATATCGACCTCCCGCGCACGCCGATGTTCAGCCTCGGCCGGATCAACTGCGACGGGCTTTCGGCCAGGGAGGTCGTTGATGCCATCCTCGATGCTGCCGATAACCACGAGCAGAAAATCCACCACGCGATCTGCCAGGTCACGCTCGACGGGATACGCCGCGATACGCTCCGCGCGCTCGACCAGAAGGCGCTCCAGGATGTCCGGAACCGTGCGCTCGACCTCAAGCTGCAGGTTCTGGCCGTCGACGACCCGTCCCGGATTTTCTACGAGGACTCGCTCGTCGGCCTCGACTACGTTGCCGAGTTCGAACAGTTCGTGGAGAAGGAGCATCTCGCTCCCGGCGACGAGACGTTCGTGAAGAAGACCGGGACGGAGGTTCTCCGGTCGGTCATCGCACGCCATAAAGAGGGAGAGCGTGCTGCTGAATAA
- the thiI gene encoding tRNA uracil 4-sulfurtransferase ThiI, which translates to MEAVMVRYGEIFLKSETVKRRYISIMTGNIGLALETEGLTHRIETHRGRIMIYGDEPRRIAVVAAKTFGVVGTSVCTVTSADIEELAATAVEHAERHLRPGMSFGVRARRSGVEGFSSQELAAAVGSAVLDRIPEARVDLTTPDYEIFVEAREYGGLVYDERIPGPGGLPYGTQGEVMALLSEGIDSPVASWLMMRRGCLVVHVNMHGGRFGGADAEKNVLANHARLSLWVPGHALDLLVVEMEPFFTAITGLKEPRYRCVLCKRFMLRVASLLATERGAAALVSGDNLGQVASQTLANMAVIAPAATVPVLRPLIGFDKEEVVDRARAIGTFQARPGDVGCTVAPRYPSTAAPAETIVKLEEKIDAAGLAERAAATVRRYRARNGVVEEVG; encoded by the coding sequence ATGGAAGCGGTGATGGTCAGGTACGGCGAGATCTTCCTCAAGAGCGAGACGGTGAAGCGGCGGTACATATCGATAATGACGGGGAATATCGGTCTTGCGCTGGAGACTGAGGGACTTACTCACCGTATCGAGACTCACCGGGGCCGGATCATGATCTACGGCGACGAACCCCGGCGGATCGCCGTAGTGGCCGCAAAGACCTTTGGGGTGGTGGGCACCAGCGTCTGCACGGTGACCTCGGCAGATATCGAGGAGCTCGCGGCCACGGCGGTCGAGCACGCAGAGAGGCACCTCCGACCGGGGATGTCGTTTGGGGTCAGGGCGCGGCGTTCGGGTGTCGAGGGGTTCAGCAGCCAGGAACTCGCGGCGGCGGTCGGTTCGGCCGTCCTCGACCGGATCCCGGAGGCGAGGGTCGACCTGACGACGCCCGACTACGAGATCTTCGTGGAAGCCCGGGAGTACGGCGGCCTCGTCTACGACGAGAGGATCCCGGGGCCGGGCGGGCTCCCCTACGGGACGCAGGGCGAGGTGATGGCCCTGCTCTCGGAAGGAATAGACTCGCCGGTCGCGTCGTGGCTGATGATGCGCCGGGGATGCCTGGTGGTGCATGTCAACATGCACGGCGGGCGGTTCGGGGGTGCCGATGCGGAGAAGAACGTCCTCGCAAACCACGCCCGGCTCTCTCTCTGGGTTCCGGGGCACGCTCTCGATCTCCTGGTCGTGGAGATGGAGCCGTTCTTTACGGCGATCACGGGACTGAAAGAGCCGCGCTACCGGTGCGTCCTCTGCAAGCGGTTCATGCTCAGGGTGGCGAGCCTCCTTGCAACGGAGCGGGGAGCCGCCGCCCTGGTCAGCGGCGACAACCTGGGGCAGGTGGCGTCCCAGACGCTCGCGAACATGGCGGTGATCGCTCCTGCGGCGACCGTTCCGGTGCTCCGGCCGCTGATCGGGTTCGACAAGGAAGAGGTCGTCGACCGCGCACGCGCCATCGGGACGTTTCAGGCGCGGCCGGGAGACGTCGGGTGCACGGTCGCCCCCCGCTACCCCTCGACGGCAGCGCCCGCGGAGACGATCGTGAAACTCGAAGAGAAGATCGATGCGGCGGGTCTCGCGGAACGGGCAGCGGCGACGGTGCGGCGGTATCGGGCGAGGAACGGGGTGGTTGAGGAGGTTGGGTGA
- the pscS gene encoding O-phospho-L-seryl-tRNA:Cys-tRNA synthase — protein MKCAVDIESRDVEEMYINIDPIQAGGRLTVDAMKAAISFADGYSVCDNCRSPFRLDYIQKPPIAQFHADLAAWLNMDTARVVPGARRGFQAVASTYVEKGDPVIVTSLAHYTEFVAVEEAGGIPLEVPKDEKNHITPDAAAEKIEAVILEFSKTPPLLFIDHVDYQFGNVHDVAAITKVAHQYDIPVLVNGAYSVGIMPVDGKALGADFVVGSGHKSMAAPAPSGVLATTNEHAERVFRTTQAKGDVTGRTFGIKEVEMMGCTLMGVTVVGMMASFPHVKERVKHWDTEVAHSQAVVDALLSIEGTKVLSDYPRQHTLTRIDTRESFDKVAQQHKKRGFFLSSDLKKRGITGVIPGSTRVWKFNTFGLTEKQIRHVGESFVEIARENGLNIV, from the coding sequence GTGAAGTGCGCGGTCGATATCGAGTCCCGCGACGTCGAGGAGATGTACATCAACATCGATCCCATCCAGGCGGGCGGACGGCTCACCGTCGACGCCATGAAGGCGGCGATATCCTTTGCGGACGGCTACTCGGTCTGCGACAACTGTCGAAGCCCCTTCAGGCTCGACTACATCCAGAAACCCCCTATCGCGCAGTTCCACGCCGACCTCGCCGCGTGGCTGAATATGGACACCGCGCGGGTGGTGCCGGGAGCGCGCCGGGGATTCCAGGCGGTCGCGAGCACATACGTGGAGAAAGGCGACCCGGTCATCGTGACGTCGCTCGCCCACTACACTGAGTTCGTGGCGGTCGAGGAAGCAGGCGGGATTCCGCTCGAGGTTCCGAAGGATGAGAAGAACCACATCACCCCCGACGCTGCGGCAGAGAAGATCGAGGCGGTGATCCTGGAGTTCTCGAAGACGCCGCCCCTGCTCTTCATCGACCACGTCGATTACCAGTTCGGGAACGTCCACGACGTCGCGGCCATCACAAAGGTCGCCCACCAATACGACATCCCCGTCCTCGTCAACGGGGCCTACTCGGTCGGGATCATGCCCGTCGACGGCAAAGCGCTCGGTGCCGACTTCGTGGTCGGGTCGGGCCACAAGAGCATGGCGGCCCCGGCACCCTCGGGCGTCCTCGCGACGACGAACGAGCACGCGGAGCGGGTTTTCAGGACGACACAGGCGAAGGGCGACGTGACCGGCCGGACGTTCGGGATCAAGGAGGTCGAGATGATGGGCTGCACCCTGATGGGGGTCACCGTCGTCGGGATGATGGCCTCGTTCCCCCATGTCAAGGAGCGGGTGAAGCACTGGGATACCGAGGTTGCGCACTCGCAGGCGGTCGTGGACGCCCTCCTCTCCATCGAGGGGACGAAGGTTCTCTCCGACTACCCGCGGCAGCACACCCTGACCCGGATAGATACCCGCGAGTCGTTCGATAAGGTGGCGCAGCAGCACAAGAAACGCGGCTTCTTCCTCTCGAGCGACTTAAAGAAGCGGGGGATCACCGGCGTCATCCCCGGCTCCACCAGGGTCTGGAAGTTCAACACCTTTGGGCTGACCGAGAAGCAGATCCGGCATGTGGGGGAGTCGTTTGTCGAGATTGCGCGGGAGAACGGGTTGAATATCGTCTGA